atgttggcctcataaaatgagttagggaggattccctctttttctgttgattagaatagtttcagaaggagtggtaccagctcctccttgtacctctggtagaattcggccgtgaatctgtctggtcctggactttttttggttggtagcctattaattattgcctcaatttcagattctgctattggtctattcagggattcaacttcctcctggtttagttttggaaaagtgtaagtgtccaggaaattatccatttcttctagattttctagtttattcacgtagaggtgtttatagtattctctgaatgtagtttgtatttctgtggggtcggtggtgatatcccctttatcattttttattgcgtcgatttgattcttctctcttttcttctttattagtcttgctagcggtctatcaattttgttgatattttcaaaaaaccagcccctggattcactgatttttttggagggttttttatgtctctatctcctttagttctgctctgatcttagttatttcttgccttctgccagcttttgaatgtgtttgctcttgcttctctagttcttttaattgttatgttagagtgtcaattttagatctttcctgctttctcttgtgggcatttagtgctataaatttccctctacacactgctttaaatgtgtcccagagattctggtatgttgtatttttgttcttattggtttcaaagaacatccttatttctgccttcattttgttatgcacccagtagtcattcaggagcaggttgttcagttttcatgtagttgagcggttttgattgaatttcttagtcctgagttctagtttaattgcactgtgatctgagagagagTTTATtatcatttctcttcttttacatttgctgaggagtgctttacttccaactatgtggtcaattttggaataagtgcgatgtggtgctgagtagaatgtatattctgttgatttggggtggagagttctgtaaatgtctattagatctgcttggtgcagagttgagttcaattcctggatatccttgttaactttctgtctcgttgatctgtctaatgtttacagtggggtgttgaatctcccattattattgtatgggagtctaagtctctgtaagtctctaaggacttgctttatgaatctgggtgcgtattgggtgtatatatatttaggatagttagctcttcctcttgaattgatctctttaccattatgtaatggccttgtttgtctttttgatctttgatggtttaaagtctgttttatcagagactaggattgcaacccctgcttttttttgttttccatttgcttggtagatcttcctccatccctttattttgtgtctatgtgtgtctctgcctgtgagatgggtctcctgagtacagcaaactgatggatcttgactctttatcgaatttgccagtctgtgtcttttaattggaccatttagtccatttacatttagggttaatattgttaagtgtgaacttgatcctgtcattgtgatattagcaggttattttgctcgttagttgatgcagtttcttcctagcatcgatggtctttacattttggtatgtttttgcaatggctggtaccggttgttcctttccatgtttagtacttccttcagggtctcttgtagggcaggcctgcttgtgacaaaatctctaagcatttgcttgggagatttttagtttctttgcactgggtacgtaattgctcctttagctctgagaagtttgatggacggAAGCcatcttctctcaactcatcaaagtcattctccatccaactttgatccattgctggcaatgagctgcattcctttggagggggagatgcgctcttattttttgaatttccagcttttctgccctgctttttccccatctttgtggttttatctgcctttggtctttgatgatggtgatatactgatggggttttggtgtgagtgtttgtttgttagtttattagtttttctgtttgtttgttttccttctagcagtcaggaccctcagctgtaagtctgttggagattgcttgaggtccactccacaccttgtttgcctgggtatcagcagcagaggctgcagaagatagaatattgctgaatagcgagtgttcctgtctgattcttgctctggaaacttcgtctcaggggtgtaccccaccatgtgaggtgtgggatgtcggtctgcacctagtggatgatgtctcccagttaggctactcaggggtcaggaacccacttgagcaggcggtctgtctgttctcagatctcaacctccatgttgggagatccactgctctcttcaaagctgtcagacagggtcatttgcatctgaagaggtttctgctgctttttgtttagctatgccctgttcccagaggtggagtctacagagacaggcaggtctctttgagctgctgtgggctccacccagttggagcttcctagtggctttgtttacctacttaagcctcagcaatggcaggcggccctcccccagccttgctgctgccttgcagttagatcgcagactgctgtgctagcagtgagggaggctccatgggcatgggaccctcctggccaggtgtgggatataatctcctggtgtgccatttgctaagacccttggtaatgtgtagtattagggtgggagttacccgattttccaggtgttgcgTGTggcagttcccctggctaggaaaagggattcccttcccccttgcgcttcccaggtgaggcgatgcctcgccctgcttcagctctcactggtcggactgcaccagctgaccagcactgattgtctggcactcctcagtgagatgaacctagtacctcagttgaaaatgcagaaatcaccagtcttctgtgttgctgggAGCTAgtgactggagctgttcctatttggccatcttgctccaggTCAACCtcctttgtttttaaagtagGAAAGTTTTCTTTTAGTGAATACTGGGAGCCCATGGTGGACTTTGGTGAAGAGCCCATTTTTACCAGTCACTTCTCACAGCTACAACATAAGGAATGGGAAGACTTGACGTCAGTAGACTGAATTCGAGCCTTAGCTCTCTCATTCATTAACTCTCTATTCCTGGTTGAGTTGCTTAAATGTTGTGACCCTCAATTTCAAGATGTCTTTGCAGGTGAATCATTAACCTCTATCTCAGTTCAGAGACCTTCAGGTTTGTATTGTGTCTCCCTACCCCCACCCAGTACAAGTGCTTAGGCTTTCCTTTGGGCTTACAGATGTTCTAGAGATATATGTCTGTAGATTGTTGGGGAGGAGGGAGTATGTGCCCAACTGAAATATTGAAAAGGCATTTAACATATCCTAGCCTCAGTTCTACTAGGCAGAGTGAGTGAGGTACTCATGCTTTCTAAAGTCTTAGATGgcatccacagaaataagagttTAAAGATTGAGTTGCTGAAGGTTTCCTTACAAAAAAGAGTAATGCACCACCATAAAGATCTCAAATCCCTCTATTACATGATCTGTCCCTTTATTGCTAATGGGGTTTAATATGTGCTTGAAGAGAGGTGAGCTGGGTGACTGGCCAAGAACCTGCATTTATAattctttatttataatttaaaaacatccaTTGGAACTAAAGCTTTCTTCCTTCTGTGCTTTAGTTTAGCATTCATTAGTCTACCAAAAATTaacatagcatatatatatatgctatgtttatatattttatatatatatatatatatatatagagagagagagagagagagagagagagagagcagtctCTCTATCCACAGGCCAGACACTCGGCATAATTGACCACCGTTATTCCCAGCACCTGGCTCCAGATCTAACGCAACACAGTGTCTACTGAATTCTTGAATCTGTTTAAGTAAGGGTTAGGTTTGCTTGTGGAGCTCTAAATGCTTTTCTATGATTTGTTTTAATATTGGAGAAAATGGATACTTATGTTCCATAAAATCTTAGCTGGTTCTGCATGAATAAGACTTTACAGCTTGTGCTGTGCTGGAGATGCTCTTCCTCGTGAGTCCCCACTGGCCAGAGTAAGGGTCCCAGGTGGCCCTTTTATATAGGCCCTCTCTTGGAAAAGCCTCAGGGATGAGGTTTTGATTTATTTAGAATGTTTGAGGCCCCGAGAATGTAAATTTTGCCTAGTTTGATTTCTCTAGTACATCACTGTCTCCATTGTGAGTCGCCCTTGGGTGAGGATTTATtctaggaaaacagaaaatgccaGCCAACTGGTGCAAGTTCAAGTTCTGCCTTCACTCTTTTTTCTATCTCAGTCTTATTGTTTGTGTAATGAGAGCCTTATCCTTGTCTCCCTTGAGATTGTTCTGAGGACCTAGTGAGATAATGGTTGGGAAATTGTTTTGTGGCAAGGGGCTACAGTATGAAAGCAGTGATACTGAGCATGAATGGTGACTAAAATAGTTCCAAAAAACAGGAATGTTGAAAACATTTGATTCCATAATGTCTGACTGTTAAGCTATTCTGTTCAaacaagatttctgaaaaacctAGGTGATACATGTTCTAAAATTCCAtggtgatgaaatgttctgagTGATGCTCAGCAGGAGCTGCATAGCCTTTGGCCCCAGGAGATAGCACTACACACAGATCAAGGCAACCTTACTGTCCAGGTAACAGATTTATTTCACTGAACTTCAACATGCAAAATCCATTCTTGGCTTGATGAGATTTAGCTTTATATAGATCAGGAAAAAATATCCCGAGGCTTACatttttgtcattaaatattAAGCATACTTTGTTCATTTCTCCATCACATTGAATTATGGTGAATTCTGCATAAGCCCATCTCCCTTTCAAGACTGAAAACTATCTAAGGGATAGTACAGGGCTTATTTCAAGAGTTTTTATGTctagcatagtgtctggcacatagtaaagactttatgaatgtttattgaatgactgGTAAACATTTCATGAATGTTTACTGAATGCCTGTCAAAATCTTTACCagcaatattttgcttttaatttttcaattttttttcttgtcagttAGCAACTTGTCTTAGTTACTTTTAGCCACCTTATGATGTTCTTAGAGAACTTTagatatggttttatttttgccattgaCCTTGTTAATCCTGAAAAATGCCCGAGTAGTTCTATTATGGTCTGGAATGCAGATACATGTGTCCTTTGGATCtctggtgtttgtttgtttgtttgtttgaaggcTTTTCTGATTAACGAGTCCACCCTTTCAGCCTAGTAGAAAGTGTGTCCTGAGACCATACTTCCACCAGGTCTGAGGCCCAGCCTAGTCACTGATTTGACAGTAAATCTTTATTCTTCCCTTGGTGCTCATCTGCATCTCAAACCCCAAATCTACACGACAGTCCTTGGACAGCCCCCACTCCATGTTCTCTCTGACAGTCTGATTCAGCTTCATCTTAAGTACATaattatttctgtgtattctCCCCAATACCTtagtcacattttctttttactcatGAGTTTTTTGGCTTGGAGTCCAAAGACCCCTTCCCCCATACGGCTTTTTAGATATCTCAGGGGAGCTAAGTATGATAAAGATGTTAAGAATTCATATGTGATGCTTCACAAACTGAATCCTAGTTCTCCTAAGTCCTGGCTAGTTCCCATGTTTAAAACTTAAaactgaccaggtgcagtggttcacgcctgtaatcccagcactttgggaggccgaggtgggtggatcacctgaggtcaggagttcaagaccagcttggccaacatggagaaaccctgtctctactaaaaatacaaaaattagctgggtgtggtagtgcaagcctgtagtcccagcaactcgggaggctgagacaggagaatcacttgaacccaggaggcgaaggttgcagtgagctgagattgtgccactgcactccagcctgggcaacagagcaagacttcgttaaaaaaaaaaaaaagttggccaggcgcggttgctcatccctgtaattccagcactttgggaggccgaggcaggcagatcctgaggtcaggagatagagacccatcctggctaacatggtgaaatcccatctctactaaaaacacaaaaaaattagccgggcatggagacgggtgcctgtagtcccagctactggggaggctgaggcaagagaatgatgtgaacccagtaggcggagcttgcagtgagccgagattgcgccactgcactccaggctgggagagagagcaagaccctgtctcacaaaaaaaaaaaaaaaaaaaaaaaaaaaaaaaaaaaaaaaaaaacattaaagctGAGATTCCTTAATTTGGCATATGAGGCCTTCAGAATATGACCCCAACCTACCCTTCTGGTTTTATCTCCTTCAGTCCCCACTTCCTCCATGTCCTGAAGTCAGCACAACTGAATCATTTTTCGTTCCCTGATCAGTCCTTTTGTTTTGGTACCTGTAGCTACATTGTTTCTTCTCTTTGGAATTCTTTCTTATCATTCAGACAATCTCTTGTGTTTTAAAACCAGTTTGCATCACAGGTCCCCTCCTCTTTAAAGACTTCCGTGACATCTCcaacagtctctctctcttcccttttccctttctttctttttctgagttctTCTTTAATTGTTTGTAAACGCCATTTATCATAAAGAACTGAAACCATACTGTCAAATGCTTGTTTTTGCCACTAGATTTGTAGCTTCCTGGAGCCAGGCAAGGAAgctttttttatctttatttctccaGGACCTAGCACAGAGGCTAGTTCATAGCTCTTGCCCGTTGTGTGTTTTCTGATTTAACCAAATTTGAAAGGATCCAGGAGTATCTCAGATTGTGCCCTCAAAAGACTGCCATGATGACTGTAGAATTGCCACGATCTCTAATTAAACTGTCTATGCTCACCATATTTAATTAGCAGTTTTGCTAGAATCTAGGATAAATTAACATATCCAGGAGAGAAAATCTATTTCTCCTGGGCTATCTAATCCTGAGGtcactctccctccccacacagTAACTTATTACTTGACATGTCATAAACATACTCCAATAGGGAATCCAGTTTTAGAAGCCCTGGTGCTCTAACGTAGGAAGAAAGGGATTGTAGAAAAAGATTTTAAGTGTGTCTTGGATTCCATCTTCTCAAGGGGCTTTCTATTGCCTTCATTAGGTGGAGATTCACAAAGAAACCAAAAGGTCAGTACACAATTTTCAGCCCACACTACTTTCTGACCTTTTATTTAGGCATATCTTATCCTTGTCTGTCTATTTATCCCCCAAAACACGGATAACGCTCCATCCAGTAACTTTATTTAAAGCTTCAGACTCCCAGTTTTATGAAACTGCTATTCCTCTTTTGCCTCTTATTTAAGGGGCAGGTCTTTAGGAGACAAGGGTTTGCGAGTTTACACCTCATATTCCTGCCTAGTGTGGGTGTTGACAGCCTCAGGAGAACTCTTCCTAAATGGTCAGGAAAACTTCCCACCTACAGCCCTGCACAGAGCATCTTTGACCTCTTTGTTTCTCAGGGTATATACCACAGGGTTCAGTAGGGGAGTGATGACAGTGTAGGCCACCGAGATCAGTGGTCATGATCTCTGGTGTTCTCTGACTTGGGCTTGAGGCAGGCAATGGAAGCCCAGCTGTAGTGGACAGTGACCACAGTAAGGTGGGAGGCACAGGTGGCAAAAGCCTTCTTCCGGCCCTCAACTGAAGCAATCTTGAGGATTGTAGAGATAATGAGAACTTAAGAAATGAAAACCAGACCCAGAGATACAACAAGCACCAGCACACTGATAATCAAAGTCAGGATTTCATTGACAGTGGTGTCAATGCAGGAGAGTTTCATCTCAGGTCGGATGTCACAGAAGAAGTGGGGCACCTTTCTAGAACAGAAGAGTAACCTGCATACAGATGTCACTTGTGTTATTGCTACAATCAGCCCAATGCTGCAGGCCCCCAGGACAAGCTGGATACGCACCCTCCTGTTCATAATGACCGTGTATCTCAGGGGGTTGCAGATGGCCACATAGCAATCATATCCCATTGCTGTGAGCAGGAAGCAGTTAGTGATGCCAAGGTTACAAAAAAGAATATCCGTGTGGCACACCCTGCCAATGATATGGTCTGGTTCATACCTACGAGGCTGGAGAGCATCCTTGGGAGAATGACCAATGTATATACAGTCTCTGATGTGGACTGCATGCTCAGGAAGAAGTTCATGGGTGTGTTAAGATGATGATCTATTTGGATGATGGTCACAATGATGGTAGTGCCTGCTAGGGTTAAGATGTATAGTGCAAGGAACACTCCAAAAAGGGTGATCTGCTGTTCACGGAAGCTGGAGAAACCTTGGAAAACAAAGTCAGTGATGAGAGTAAAGTTCTCTGTTTTCATTGATTGGTTCCCAAATCTGAAGCATAAAAACATGAAAGTCACGTAGTCTCAGTAAAACAGTGGAAGCACATTTCTGAAATTGATTGAAGTTCAATAGTTCTCAGTTATAAATCTGGGGCTATATTTCCTAGTGGATTAAGTTAATCCCTGGGTTTACTTatctttacttaaaatatttttactctgtGACCATCTGTTATAATTTTCCATGCATCACAGAATCATATAGTCTCACTTTTTCACTGTATAACCATGCATGCTCCTACTTCATTTCTACTCTTCCTCCCTGACATCTGGAATGAcgcctcttttctcctcttctttcctaCTCTTCAGACACAAGCGCACATTTTCAGCCCTTCATAAAACCATGTTACACTCGGAGGTCCTCATgtttatttggattatttttacCCCATTATTTCTGCCTCACCTCACACAAAGGCTCAGCAACTTTAAAATACCTTTtacatcttttcatatttcactAGCTCCAAATGATGCATGGATTGGGTgcttgaaaataatttgtttagggATGGACTAGTGATGTCTTTTCTTTAAAGACTATGAATCATCCCCCTTGCACATCCTTTAAGAAGTAGAAGCAAAATAGAAAGGTTCATCTTGTcttcaagaagaaaaaggaaaatcttaGCCAACTACCAGCCTCTCCCACTTCTGTCTGAGCGATGGAAGTCTGCTGACAGTTCAGAGCACTGATTCACGTATGTTATAAACTATGCTACATCTTGACCTTCCCTAAACCAGAAGGCAAATTTATAGCCAATACAGCTTTGTGAGTAAGCCTACACCCACTCTGCAGAGATAAACAATTGTATCAGGAAAGATACAGCAAATTTAAGTGTCCCTCACCTAAAGCAAAAGCAGACCCTGAATATAAAAAAACAGCTACACCAAAGGTACATCATTTTGTTGAAGGAAGGGGATGAGTtcaatttatgtaatatttcacatttttatctctttaaacAGTAAGCTTCTGTAGggtatttaaattatattctgaTTTGCTTATGCATATTCAGAAAGAGAAGTTTTGCATAAAATAAATCACATCAGTGATGAAGGTTAGTATGCGTGGAGACTTTCTTCAAGTtcataaaaatctatttaaaagacGTTGATGACCAGCTGTTAATCATTTACACTAAGAAttctaaaaagaaagtaaagctGCAATAGAGAATATATTccaataaagaaaatcatttgaTACTAAAATATATGTCTAAAGACATTTGTCTTCTGTGAGGCTTCTGAGCAAAAACTATGTAGTAGTCCAGCCGCGGAGTGGTATGGCGCCTCTATGGTGAAATCAGAAATGCTTGGCAGAGCTTTTAACTGTTACAATAATGAGCACAGAAGCTCTTGGCCATTCAAGATGTGAAATGTCCTGCAAAACTTGTGGTGGTTCTGCCCAAGGAAGAATTGTCTTATTCCAAACACCAATAGAGTTCCCACTGAGAAACACATGGCTAAAATGTCATCTTATCTGACTGAAACTTGTCTGTCTTGAggtattagaatggctattatgatTTGGTTAGCATCCTCCCAACTCTTGGAAGCCTATAATTCTTCTAAGGAAACGGAAGGAAGAGCAAATATAGCTTATGAAGACCTGTCCAGCTGTGATAGGAGCTGAAATACTGCAATAAATTAAAGTCAGCCCATACGTAATGAGCCCCATTTCAATCCTTCTTCTAAAGACCACTCACATGACTCTGCTTAGCACTGAGGCACAACAGGAGAGCTGGGCTAGAGGAGGCTGAGGAGTAAGGATTGAAATGTCAGGCTCCCTTGGCCACAATGGATAGGCACAGGGTGACCAAGGTGAGCAAGGTGATCAAGAGTGCCTACGGCAGGACCTGAGGCTAAGCAGGCAGGGCATAAACACACTCTAGTGGGAATATAGTCAGGTTTGAGAGTCACAGGCATTCTTGACAACCCCTCTGTGTGGAAAAGTCTTTGAAGCCAGAGAAGATGCTCTCCCAGGATCAGGCAGCTGGGCTTCTGGGGGTCACTCCCTGAAGACAATCTGGGAGCCACCCTGGGGCTGGGAGGATGCAGATAACAGGTACCTGGAGGTCTTATTATGTATAAGGCTCATTTACTCAATTCCAGGCTAGTGCTTGGGGAGCCTGGGGAaagcctttgcttcaagttgGAATAATATTTGAGGAAGCTGGTTTATTTagttgatttttaattatttgaataagtgagcgtgcatgtgtgcatgtggtttattttttattttttatttttttttgcagatgtgTCTCAGAAATCCATACTGACAAATCTAGGCAGCTCAAGCTTAGAGCCATACCACCTTGGATTTCAGGAAATTTAGGGTCTTTTGCTTATAGGCAGGAACTCTATCTAGTATAAGaatctggttttctttttggaataGAAGTATTTAAATATGGTCATCATTCTGCAGAGGACAGTTCATGGTGCCTGTCTTTGCCCTGTGGCATTCAGGATTGGAAGTACACTATCTTTAGA
This region of Macaca fascicularis isolate 582-1 chromosome 1, T2T-MFA8v1.1 genomic DNA includes:
- the OR10J1 gene encoding LOW QUALITY PROTEIN: olfactory receptor 10J1 (The sequence of the model RefSeq protein was modified relative to this genomic sequence to represent the inferred CDS: inserted 2 bases in 2 codons; substituted 1 base at 1 genomic stop codon), which translates into the protein MFLCFRFGNQSMKTENFTLITDFVFQGFSSFREQQITLFGVFLALYILTLAGTTIIVTIIQIDHHLNTPMNFFLSMQSTSETVYTLVILPRMLSSLVGMNQTISLAGCATRIFFFVTXGITNCFLLTAMGYDCYVAICNPLRYTVIMNRRVRIQLVLGACSIGLIVAITQVTSVCRLLFCSRKVPHFFCDIRPEMKLSCIDTTVNEILTLIISVLVLVVSLGLVFISXVLIISTILKIASVEGRKKAFATCASHLTVVTVHYSWASIACLKPKSENTRDHDXLISVAYTVITPLLNPVVYTLRNKEVKDALCRAVGGKFS